The following are encoded together in the Pelagicoccus enzymogenes genome:
- a CDS encoding methyl-accepting chemotaxis protein — translation MSLKLRILLGFLGSIVLVVVLSAFAILTIGDLSSRMESGKNRMVSKMERESAIVRKANDIVGISRQIRAVSTFSGLESFPIEEKLNAVLGGEEVAIKELPENIRTEVTQLYLARRNFLELMETIPASLDDIESRLGRLTASYRKRLEAIPMEQLSEADRAKANGALLELSLAASQILSAAQRTVALSHDDGAFARFEKKVMDSVVAAQGGFAHLEESLAASSAGEALAEDAFGELGAILLGFVDEEGLSQRLEQLSIKANSIDAASENLYASIYEIQDGARERSTEMVEDLDEQLAGVVSRAIQGRHTIFWICGVGLTLSIVMGVWIPRVVNRRLVSASSKMSEVTAALSASSEQVMAASSVFASGSDQQAASLEETLAALQEISNRSDENIGNADKTVEATRLARESAEDGVVEIQELAVAMESIQRSSAETADIIGTIENIAFQTNLLALNAAVEAARAGAAGAGFAVVADEVRGLAQRVSKAANETSGKIEQAIHDSERGARISLKAKERLEEIVSRIREADGYVEVIAQATSQQSSGISQSTESMKQMDQVARGTAQSAQHTAQAADSLERQSHRLRNAVDELNALLTGARAENSPDEQKDLPGGRIEGDWNESFAEPFLRASPRTERSRLN, via the coding sequence ATGAGTTTAAAGTTACGAATCCTCCTAGGTTTTCTAGGGAGCATTGTCCTCGTAGTCGTCCTATCGGCTTTTGCGATCCTAACGATCGGCGATTTGTCGAGTCGCATGGAGAGCGGAAAGAATCGCATGGTGTCGAAGATGGAGCGGGAATCCGCGATCGTTCGCAAGGCCAACGATATCGTGGGCATCTCGCGGCAGATTCGGGCGGTATCGACGTTTTCTGGCTTGGAGAGCTTTCCCATCGAGGAAAAGTTAAACGCGGTGCTTGGTGGCGAGGAGGTGGCAATCAAGGAGTTGCCGGAAAACATCCGTACCGAAGTGACCCAGCTTTACCTCGCGAGGCGGAACTTCCTGGAACTGATGGAGACCATCCCGGCCTCCTTGGACGATATCGAGTCTCGCCTCGGCAGGCTTACTGCGTCGTACCGAAAGCGGCTGGAAGCGATCCCCATGGAGCAGCTTTCGGAAGCGGACCGTGCCAAGGCGAACGGGGCCTTGCTGGAGTTGTCTTTGGCAGCCTCGCAAATCCTGTCAGCTGCCCAGCGTACGGTGGCTTTGTCTCATGATGATGGCGCTTTTGCCCGTTTCGAAAAGAAGGTCATGGATTCTGTGGTGGCAGCCCAAGGAGGGTTCGCTCACTTGGAAGAGAGTCTTGCTGCGAGCTCTGCTGGCGAAGCGCTCGCGGAGGACGCGTTCGGCGAACTGGGGGCGATACTTCTTGGATTCGTGGATGAGGAAGGTTTGTCGCAACGCCTTGAACAGCTTTCCATCAAGGCGAATTCCATCGATGCCGCGTCGGAGAACTTGTATGCGTCGATCTATGAGATTCAGGACGGAGCCCGCGAACGTTCGACTGAGATGGTGGAGGACTTGGACGAGCAATTGGCTGGCGTGGTCTCGCGGGCGATCCAGGGCCGCCATACCATTTTTTGGATTTGTGGCGTTGGCTTGACGCTATCGATCGTCATGGGCGTCTGGATACCAAGAGTCGTGAATCGCAGGTTGGTCTCCGCGTCCAGCAAGATGTCTGAAGTCACTGCGGCATTGAGCGCTTCCTCCGAGCAAGTCATGGCGGCGAGCAGTGTTTTTGCTTCAGGCTCGGATCAGCAGGCTGCTAGCTTGGAAGAGACGCTGGCAGCTTTGCAGGAGATTTCAAACCGCTCCGACGAAAACATTGGCAATGCGGACAAGACAGTGGAGGCGACTCGCCTTGCCCGCGAGTCCGCTGAAGATGGCGTCGTTGAAATCCAGGAACTCGCGGTCGCGATGGAGAGCATCCAACGGAGCAGCGCGGAGACGGCTGACATAATCGGGACCATCGAAAACATTGCCTTTCAAACGAACTTGTTAGCCTTGAATGCAGCGGTCGAAGCGGCTCGGGCAGGAGCGGCTGGAGCAGGTTTTGCGGTGGTCGCCGACGAAGTGCGTGGTTTGGCGCAACGTGTTTCCAAAGCAGCTAACGAGACGAGCGGTAAGATAGAGCAAGCGATCCATGACTCGGAGAGGGGCGCTCGAATTTCTCTGAAAGCCAAGGAACGCTTGGAGGAGATTGTATCCAGAATCCGCGAAGCGGACGGTTATGTGGAAGTGATTGCGCAGGCGACATCCCAGCAGTCTTCAGGGATTTCGCAGTCTACGGAATCGATGAAGCAAATGGATCAAGTAGCTCGCGGCACAGCTCAAAGCGCTCAGCACACGGCCCAAGCTGCGGACTCTCTCGAGAGGCAGTCGCACCGTCTTCGCAATGCGGTCGACGAGCTCAATGCCTTGCTGACCGGGGCCCGGGCGGAGAACTCGCCGGATGAGCAAAAGGATCTTCCCGGGGGCCGAATCGAGGGTGACTGGAACGAATCGTTTGCTGAACCCTTTTTGCGAGCCTCGCCCCGAACGGAAAGATCGAGACTCAACTAG
- a CDS encoding GvpL/GvpF family gas vesicle protein, whose translation MSIFLYAYTLAEAPHDLEDLTGVEGRNLFMVTVGKVSAIVSAYGQKTLTLSGDDIFAHQHVQRLLMSQASIIPLQYGLTLSSLAQVERVLSNNEAVLEKELNRIYRKVEMEVTMRFDVPDLLDHMIEKYPFLRDEKGKVLNGRLLYFLGDRAKKGEKFTRMLAKEKEIYKSKLQEMIGPWCAEISESRLPRSEADVVTFNCLVNRERLRVFEKSIYDAGDRFAPHFAFSYNGPWAPQNFCSQNLISYK comes from the coding sequence ATGAGCATCTTCCTTTACGCATACACTTTGGCCGAGGCTCCTCACGACCTTGAGGACTTGACGGGCGTGGAGGGGCGAAACCTGTTCATGGTGACGGTCGGCAAAGTCTCGGCGATCGTGAGCGCCTACGGTCAGAAGACGTTGACGCTGAGCGGGGACGATATTTTCGCTCACCAGCACGTGCAGCGCCTCCTGATGTCGCAGGCGTCGATCATCCCGTTGCAGTACGGCTTGACCTTGTCCAGTCTCGCTCAGGTGGAACGGGTCCTCTCCAACAACGAGGCCGTTTTGGAGAAGGAGCTGAATCGGATCTATCGCAAGGTCGAGATGGAGGTGACGATGCGTTTCGACGTGCCGGACCTGCTTGATCACATGATCGAGAAATATCCCTTCCTTCGAGACGAGAAAGGTAAAGTCTTGAACGGACGCTTGCTCTACTTCCTCGGCGACCGAGCCAAGAAGGGAGAAAAGTTCACCCGCATGCTCGCGAAGGAAAAGGAGATCTACAAAAGCAAGCTCCAGGAAATGATCGGTCCTTGGTGCGCGGAGATCAGCGAAAGCCGCTTGCCTCGCTCCGAGGCGGATGTCGTTACGTTTAACTGTTTGGTTAATCGAGAGCGTCTCCGCGTATTCGAAAAGTCGATCTACGATGCGGGAGACCGCTTTGCTCCTCACTTCGCGTTTTCCTACAACGGACCTTGGGCTCCGCAAAATTTCTGCAGCCAGAATCTGATTTCGTACAAGTAG
- a CDS encoding glucokinase, with the protein MQANTIQSLWHSESWNGEPIVLAGDIGGTNSNLALVKVADGKFDILLETVVPSAEVDSILPSIRVLLETANKKFPDLKVEVAGISGAGPISKNHCDLSNLDWNLDGTEIEMAFGFPTKIINDFEAISYGVPLLDLNNPEEVTHLPHTDGGDPEPIGSVSLIVGAGTGLGVGMLVKDGDRYRALPSEGGHACFAAFDLETEELRAHAQGAANTIVEIEDLLSGRGLNTILDYFIVMRGMKVDDTLAKILDAEPLQRPALISRHADNHPVCRDVIRLFVKVYGRVAADFSATVLPRCGLFLAGGIVGKNERHFLDGSQFIYFFEQNAREQVKKVLRKIPVYIVKNYSISLVGAAHAAWLLKDEIV; encoded by the coding sequence ATGCAAGCGAACACAATTCAGTCCCTCTGGCACAGCGAATCTTGGAACGGCGAGCCGATCGTGCTCGCTGGAGATATCGGTGGCACCAATTCGAATCTCGCCTTAGTCAAGGTAGCGGACGGAAAGTTCGACATCCTGTTGGAAACGGTCGTTCCGAGCGCCGAGGTAGACTCGATTTTGCCTTCCATCAGGGTCTTGCTGGAGACTGCGAACAAGAAGTTCCCCGATCTCAAAGTCGAAGTAGCGGGCATCAGTGGAGCGGGACCCATTTCCAAGAACCATTGCGACCTTTCCAATCTGGATTGGAACCTCGACGGTACCGAGATCGAAATGGCTTTTGGTTTCCCGACTAAAATCATCAACGACTTCGAGGCCATCAGTTATGGCGTGCCGCTTCTGGACTTGAACAATCCGGAGGAGGTGACGCACCTTCCGCACACCGATGGAGGCGACCCGGAGCCAATAGGTTCGGTGAGCTTGATTGTGGGCGCCGGCACTGGATTGGGAGTGGGGATGCTGGTGAAGGATGGCGATCGCTATCGAGCCCTGCCGTCAGAAGGGGGACATGCTTGCTTTGCCGCCTTCGACCTCGAAACGGAAGAGCTGCGCGCCCATGCCCAGGGGGCAGCCAATACGATCGTGGAAATCGAGGACCTGCTCTCCGGTCGCGGGCTGAATACCATCCTAGACTACTTCATCGTGATGCGCGGCATGAAGGTGGACGACACCTTGGCCAAGATTTTGGACGCGGAACCGCTGCAGCGTCCCGCCCTGATTTCGCGACACGCGGATAACCATCCGGTTTGCCGGGACGTGATCCGGCTCTTCGTAAAAGTTTACGGGCGGGTGGCGGCTGACTTTTCGGCCACGGTTCTGCCGCGTTGCGGGCTGTTCCTAGCGGGTGGAATCGTGGGAAAGAACGAGCGCCACTTCTTGGATGGCAGCCAGTTTATCTATTTCTTCGAGCAAAATGCCCGCGAACAGGTCAAAAAAGTGCTGCGCAAGATTCCTGTCTACATCGTCAAAAACTACTCGATCTCGCTGGTGGGCGCCGCCCATGCCGCTTGGTTGTTGAAGGACGAAATCGTCTAG
- a CDS encoding DUF1294 domain-containing protein, whose amino-acid sequence MPNPNQLITLFAILNAVAFLLFGIDKLLAKASRRRVSEKALLLASAVAASPGALLGMVVFNHKTSKPKFRYGVPGLLIAHAALSYWLSYA is encoded by the coding sequence ATGCCCAATCCTAACCAACTCATCACCCTCTTTGCCATCCTCAACGCAGTCGCCTTCTTGCTCTTCGGAATCGACAAGTTGCTAGCCAAAGCCAGCCGACGACGCGTCTCCGAAAAAGCGCTGTTGCTCGCCAGCGCCGTCGCCGCTTCCCCCGGAGCCTTGCTCGGCATGGTCGTCTTCAACCACAAGACCTCCAAACCGAAATTCCGCTACGGAGTCCCGGGCTTGCTGATTGCTCATGCTGCCCTCAGCTATTGGCTTTCCTACGCTTGA
- a CDS encoding SRPBCC family protein: MRKFFVAVFTVFSLLFIGAIVVGFFLPKDFTVSRSIEVQATPEEVYALVGDLEQWPVWGPWKDADEALQVTLGERTKGVGASQSWVGTDGDGRLVFTKADPQLGIEFDLLFNEDAFANVSSITYEKRGDGLLVTWEMSGEVPAPVVGGYMAWMMPDMVSPMFDNGLAKLKAAAEN, translated from the coding sequence ATGAGAAAATTCTTCGTCGCCGTATTTACCGTATTTTCCCTCTTGTTCATCGGAGCGATCGTAGTGGGATTTTTCCTGCCCAAGGACTTCACGGTTTCACGTTCCATTGAAGTGCAGGCGACGCCGGAGGAGGTTTACGCGCTGGTGGGAGACTTGGAGCAGTGGCCGGTTTGGGGGCCTTGGAAGGATGCGGACGAAGCTCTGCAGGTAACGCTCGGCGAGCGCACCAAGGGTGTAGGGGCTTCGCAAAGCTGGGTGGGCACGGACGGTGACGGACGTCTTGTCTTCACCAAGGCGGATCCGCAATTGGGAATCGAGTTCGACCTTTTGTTCAACGAGGACGCTTTTGCCAACGTCTCCTCCATCACCTACGAAAAGAGGGGCGATGGATTGTTGGTCACTTGGGAAATGTCTGGCGAGGTGCCAGCCCCGGTCGTGGGCGGTTACATGGCTTGGATGATGCCGGACATGGTGTCGCCCATGTTCGATAATGGCTTGGCCAAGCTGAAGGCTGCGGCGGAGAACTGA
- a CDS encoding gluconokinase produces the protein MGRIASKGSVPVAYFVMGICGSGKSTIAIEVARAKRIEMLDADDFHPPRNVEKMKSGTPLTDEDRAGWLQALNEELKSRLDKGDSVVLACSALKQRYRDVLNAGLPQVRWLYLRGDRETILQRVSQRQDHFMPSSLVDSQLEALEEPVDAVVVDIRLPIEEIVAKALAEL, from the coding sequence GTGGGAAGGATAGCGTCTAAAGGTTCTGTCCCCGTCGCGTATTTCGTGATGGGGATTTGCGGCAGTGGAAAGTCTACCATCGCGATCGAGGTCGCGAGGGCGAAGCGTATCGAGATGCTGGATGCGGATGATTTCCATCCGCCGCGCAATGTAGAGAAAATGAAGTCCGGAACTCCTCTGACCGACGAGGATCGTGCTGGCTGGCTGCAAGCCTTGAACGAGGAACTTAAGTCTCGCTTGGACAAGGGAGATTCCGTGGTGCTCGCCTGCAGCGCCTTGAAGCAGCGCTACCGTGACGTCTTAAACGCGGGCTTGCCTCAAGTTCGCTGGTTGTACTTGCGCGGAGATCGGGAAACGATCTTGCAGCGGGTTAGTCAAAGACAGGACCATTTCATGCCGAGCTCTTTGGTGGATTCGCAGTTAGAAGCCTTGGAAGAGCCTGTTGACGCGGTGGTAGTGGATATTCGACTACCGATCGAGGAGATTGTAGCGAAGGCCTTGGCTGAATTGTAG
- the glgB gene encoding 1,4-alpha-glucan branching protein GlgB translates to MYTSKQDLKRFVDAKVGTPHDILGMHPYQKGKKRGILVRAFLSGVDKCEVVDSSAEGAPRYAMEKVDDSGFFEVLIEDRDMVFPYRLRSEQRNREIRQFYDPYSFLPTIGESDLYLFNQGNEHRIYEKLGAHPKVVNGIPGVSFGVWAPNADRVSLVGSFNDWDGRYHPMRSLGGSGVWELFIPGMEKGEMYKFELRAKNGDVFLKTDPYGSYFEAPPNNASIVYDHSSYQWNDQAWMAKRVDHQALDRPMSVYEVHLASWKRRWEEDNRPLTYKELAVELAEYVIDHGFTHIELMPVAEHPFDGSWGYQVTGYYAPTHRFGTPDDFKAFVDYMHQRDIGVIVDWVPAHFPRDTFALPGFDGTCLYEHEDPRLGAHMDWGTLIFNFGRHEVKSFLVANALSWLDRYHIDGLRVDAVASMLYLDYSREEGQWIPNQYGGNENLEAIAFLRETNDLVHKYYPGTLMIAEESTSFGGVTKPPSEGGLGFDLKWNMGWMHDNMSYFEKDPIYRKHHQNNLTFGMLYQYAEKFVTVFSHDEVTHGKGSMLMKMGAGTITDKSRTLRSLYGHMWGYPGKKLLFMGSEFGQSEEWNYDKSLQWHLNEFADHHGIASLVRDLNRVYKEEPALAETDFDDQSFRWIACWDADSSIISYVRTSRDGRSKIMVIGHFTPMTHERYRIGLPSAGHWREILNTDSSFYGGSNIGNVNGVNSEPVEYDSFAQSGEFTIPPLSTMFFKWEG, encoded by the coding sequence ATGTATACTTCGAAGCAGGATCTAAAACGGTTTGTCGACGCGAAGGTCGGCACGCCCCACGATATTTTAGGGATGCACCCTTACCAAAAGGGGAAGAAGCGCGGCATTTTGGTGCGCGCTTTTCTCAGTGGGGTAGACAAGTGCGAAGTCGTCGACTCCAGCGCCGAAGGCGCCCCTCGCTACGCCATGGAGAAGGTGGACGACAGCGGCTTCTTCGAGGTGCTGATCGAGGATCGCGACATGGTTTTCCCTTACCGCTTGCGGTCGGAACAGCGGAACCGTGAGATTCGCCAATTCTACGATCCTTATTCCTTTCTGCCGACGATCGGAGAGTCGGACCTGTATCTGTTCAACCAAGGCAACGAGCATCGCATCTACGAAAAGCTGGGAGCACATCCCAAGGTGGTAAATGGGATTCCGGGCGTTTCTTTTGGGGTTTGGGCTCCGAACGCGGACCGTGTCTCCTTGGTGGGCAGCTTCAACGACTGGGACGGTCGCTACCATCCGATGCGCTCCCTGGGCGGCAGCGGCGTTTGGGAGCTTTTCATTCCCGGCATGGAAAAGGGCGAGATGTACAAGTTCGAGCTGCGGGCCAAGAACGGCGATGTCTTCCTGAAGACCGACCCGTACGGAAGCTACTTCGAGGCTCCGCCCAACAACGCTTCGATCGTTTACGACCATTCGTCCTACCAGTGGAACGACCAGGCTTGGATGGCCAAGCGGGTTGACCATCAGGCGCTGGATCGTCCGATGAGCGTCTACGAAGTGCACCTCGCCTCTTGGAAGCGACGCTGGGAAGAAGACAACCGTCCTCTGACCTACAAGGAATTGGCAGTCGAGCTAGCGGAGTACGTGATCGACCACGGCTTCACGCACATCGAGCTGATGCCAGTAGCGGAGCATCCGTTTGACGGATCTTGGGGGTATCAAGTTACTGGATACTATGCGCCGACGCATCGTTTCGGTACGCCCGACGACTTCAAGGCTTTCGTGGACTACATGCACCAGCGGGATATCGGTGTGATCGTGGACTGGGTGCCTGCTCACTTCCCGAGGGACACCTTTGCGCTGCCCGGATTTGACGGGACTTGTCTCTACGAGCATGAGGACCCGCGCTTGGGGGCTCATATGGACTGGGGTACCTTGATTTTCAATTTTGGTCGCCATGAGGTGAAGAGCTTCCTTGTCGCCAACGCCCTCAGTTGGCTGGACCGCTACCATATCGACGGATTGCGTGTGGATGCTGTGGCGTCGATGCTCTACCTCGACTACTCCCGAGAGGAAGGGCAGTGGATCCCGAACCAGTATGGCGGCAACGAGAATTTGGAAGCGATCGCCTTCTTGCGGGAGACCAACGATCTGGTGCACAAATATTATCCCGGCACCTTGATGATTGCGGAAGAGTCGACCTCCTTTGGGGGGGTGACCAAGCCGCCGTCGGAAGGAGGGCTTGGCTTTGACCTGAAGTGGAACATGGGGTGGATGCACGACAACATGTCCTACTTCGAGAAGGATCCGATCTACCGCAAGCATCACCAGAACAACCTCACTTTCGGCATGCTTTACCAGTACGCGGAAAAGTTTGTTACGGTATTTTCCCACGACGAGGTAACCCATGGCAAAGGTTCCATGCTCATGAAGATGGGCGCCGGAACGATCACGGACAAGTCGCGCACCTTGCGTTCGCTCTACGGTCATATGTGGGGCTATCCGGGAAAGAAGCTGCTCTTCATGGGGAGCGAGTTCGGTCAGTCCGAGGAGTGGAACTACGACAAGAGTTTGCAGTGGCACCTCAACGAGTTTGCCGACCATCATGGAATCGCGTCTTTGGTACGGGACTTGAATCGCGTCTACAAGGAGGAGCCGGCTTTGGCGGAAACGGACTTCGATGACCAGAGTTTCCGTTGGATTGCCTGTTGGGACGCGGATTCGAGCATCATCAGCTACGTGCGTACCTCTCGCGACGGTCGCAGCAAGATAATGGTGATTGGCCATTTTACGCCGATGACGCATGAACGCTACCGCATCGGTTTACCGTCGGCAGGGCACTGGCGTGAGATTCTGAATACGGATTCCTCGTTCTACGGCGGGTCGAACATTGGCAACGTGAACGGCGTGAATTCCGAACCTGTCGAGTACGATAGTTTCGCCCAGTCTGGCGAGTTCACGATTCCTCCGCTTTCGACGATGTTCTTCAAGTGGGAAGGATAG
- a CDS encoding LPS-assembly protein LptD, translating into MNQLLRQLPRFALAAATFAGLAVSLRAQEMELIPSGPLTYDQKTGEVVATEGAQIQYGEWLLSAETIRFNQQTGEAAATGDVVFSRSDLRLVADSLDYKPKEQFARARNFRAGNGLYYVDGSLLEGNPDNFRFEDINFYPGEPGTFLFIARAGELAIVDQNEIRGKRLFFKVGAVPFLLIPNITQPLDAETNLFKPTLDYSGHIGALVGAEALVPVTDHVRLGGNVALSSKRGILAGPAASYAFDTPGSTTNGSLISGYIKDQEDPGLDVDGEEIDEDRYFAEWRHQQSWSGNRANISAYARYWSDSEVTRDFYEESFDRMQNPDSYLEANYNADNWQLSFFSRAALGEFQTYTERLPEVRFTYFPTNLGHGFSHSGFLSAAALQKKDDFDLNLNSTKLDAAYRLDWNRTLTEGVGLRLTAGARGLRYEDAETYYLRYNLNDPSGTIATWGKSSGSKAYGELGADLNFKASATFDFKNETWNIEGIRHIIEPRISYRYVPELSYDDSLGIPESPAYAIYGPPFGQSMLYADNGAFASYLPTLDLADRRDSDNIREDHKVRFELRNRIQTRQKNGGSRDLARFDLSADYYLPGSEYAAEYYSLVNFDIELTPAPWLELGLFTRLDPEDGLSVQEFNPRVSIQDEGYWRVTFGSHFLDGVSNLNAVNFSSLNPIYSWQTWPNYGRSWPEYRNLRLEQYFAHLEYQFSENLKLYATARYDDQTGVFYEQRIGIMQRALDAYGLKYELRIYDGDRREDDFGISIGIDLFDE; encoded by the coding sequence ATGAACCAGCTCCTCCGCCAACTTCCACGCTTCGCCTTGGCCGCCGCGACCTTTGCCGGCCTCGCCGTCTCGCTCCGCGCTCAAGAAATGGAGCTGATCCCCAGCGGTCCACTCACCTACGATCAGAAAACCGGAGAAGTCGTCGCTACTGAAGGCGCTCAGATCCAATACGGAGAATGGCTGCTTTCCGCCGAGACCATCCGCTTCAACCAGCAAACCGGCGAAGCTGCAGCCACCGGTGATGTGGTCTTCTCTCGCTCCGACCTCCGCCTCGTCGCCGACTCCCTCGACTACAAGCCCAAGGAGCAATTCGCTCGCGCCCGGAATTTCCGAGCCGGAAACGGACTCTACTACGTCGACGGCTCACTCCTGGAGGGAAATCCGGACAACTTCCGCTTCGAGGACATCAACTTCTACCCCGGCGAGCCGGGCACCTTCCTCTTCATCGCCCGCGCCGGAGAGCTCGCCATCGTCGACCAAAACGAGATCCGCGGCAAGCGCCTCTTCTTCAAGGTGGGCGCCGTGCCTTTCCTCCTCATCCCCAATATCACTCAACCGCTCGACGCCGAAACCAACCTCTTCAAGCCCACCCTCGACTATAGCGGACACATCGGCGCCCTCGTCGGAGCCGAAGCGCTCGTTCCCGTCACCGATCACGTCCGCCTTGGAGGCAACGTGGCACTTTCCTCAAAACGCGGCATTCTCGCCGGTCCCGCCGCCAGCTACGCCTTCGATACGCCCGGCTCTACCACCAACGGCTCCCTCATTTCCGGCTACATCAAAGATCAAGAGGACCCTGGGCTCGACGTCGACGGCGAGGAGATCGACGAAGATCGCTATTTCGCCGAATGGCGGCACCAGCAATCCTGGTCAGGCAATCGGGCCAACATTTCCGCCTACGCTCGCTACTGGTCCGACTCGGAAGTGACCCGCGACTTCTACGAAGAATCCTTCGACCGCATGCAAAATCCAGACTCGTATCTGGAAGCCAACTACAACGCGGACAATTGGCAGCTTTCCTTCTTCAGCCGCGCCGCGCTCGGCGAGTTCCAAACCTACACCGAACGCCTCCCCGAAGTCCGCTTCACCTACTTCCCTACCAACCTCGGCCACGGCTTCAGCCACAGCGGATTTCTTTCAGCCGCCGCCCTGCAAAAGAAAGACGACTTCGACCTGAACCTCAACAGCACCAAGCTCGACGCCGCCTACCGTCTGGACTGGAACCGCACCTTGACCGAGGGAGTCGGCCTGCGTCTCACCGCAGGAGCGCGCGGACTGCGTTACGAGGACGCCGAAACCTACTACCTTCGCTACAATCTCAACGATCCCTCCGGCACGATAGCCACTTGGGGAAAATCCAGCGGTTCCAAGGCCTACGGAGAACTCGGCGCCGACCTCAACTTCAAGGCCAGCGCCACCTTCGACTTCAAGAACGAGACCTGGAACATCGAAGGCATCCGCCACATCATCGAGCCCCGCATCTCCTATCGCTACGTCCCCGAACTAAGCTACGACGACAGCCTCGGAATCCCAGAGAGCCCCGCCTACGCCATCTACGGACCCCCCTTCGGCCAAAGCATGCTCTACGCGGACAACGGAGCCTTCGCCAGCTATCTTCCGACCCTTGACCTCGCAGACCGACGCGACTCAGACAACATCCGCGAAGACCACAAAGTTCGCTTCGAATTGAGAAACCGGATACAAACTCGCCAGAAGAATGGCGGCTCCCGCGACCTCGCCCGCTTCGACCTATCGGCAGATTACTACCTCCCAGGCTCCGAATACGCGGCAGAATACTATTCCCTCGTCAATTTCGACATCGAACTGACTCCCGCCCCTTGGCTGGAGCTCGGCCTCTTCACTCGCCTCGATCCCGAAGACGGACTCTCGGTCCAGGAATTCAATCCGCGCGTCTCCATTCAAGACGAGGGGTACTGGCGCGTCACCTTCGGATCCCACTTCCTCGATGGCGTCTCCAATTTGAACGCCGTCAACTTCAGCTCTCTCAACCCCATCTATTCCTGGCAAACTTGGCCCAACTACGGACGCAGCTGGCCCGAGTACCGTAACTTGCGCCTCGAACAGTACTTCGCCCACCTCGAGTACCAGTTCTCAGAAAACCTCAAGCTCTACGCAACCGCCCGCTACGACGACCAAACCGGCGTCTTCTACGAGCAACGTATCGGCATCATGCAACGCGCTCTCGATGCGTACGGTTTGAAGTACGAATTGCGCATCTACGACGGCGACCGCCGCGAAGACGACTTCGGCATCTCCATCGGCATCGACCTCTTCGACGAGTAA